One Tamlana carrageenivorans genomic region harbors:
- a CDS encoding amidohydrolase: protein MQDQFKVSWMQTDLVWENPQQNRVAFSKHFESLSNDTDLVILPEMFSTGFTMHAAEVAETMESETVSWLKHMALTYNTAITGSLVISEDDNFYNRLLFVEPSGKITYYNKRHTFTLVGEEKTYTAGAKKIIVDYKGWKICPLICYDLRFPVWARNTDDYDLLIYVANWPKPRILAWDTLLKARAIENMSYCIGVNRVGVDGVNAVYSGHSAAYDVLGNLISELRPNEVSVETVTLEKRHIEAYRNKFKFLNDRDRFTIL from the coding sequence ATGCAAGACCAATTTAAAGTAAGTTGGATGCAAACCGATTTGGTTTGGGAAAATCCGCAACAAAATAGAGTAGCGTTTAGCAAGCATTTTGAAAGCCTTTCAAATGATACAGATCTTGTTATTTTACCTGAAATGTTCTCCACAGGATTTACAATGCATGCTGCTGAAGTCGCCGAAACCATGGAAAGCGAAACTGTTTCGTGGTTAAAGCACATGGCTTTAACTTACAACACGGCGATTACGGGGAGTTTGGTGATTTCCGAAGATGATAACTTTTACAACCGCTTACTTTTTGTAGAGCCTTCTGGGAAAATCACGTACTACAATAAACGACACACTTTTACTTTGGTAGGTGAAGAGAAAACTTATACAGCAGGCGCAAAAAAAATTATTGTAGATTATAAAGGCTGGAAAATTTGTCCGCTAATATGCTACGACTTACGTTTTCCGGTTTGGGCACGTAACACCGATGATTACGATCTTTTAATTTATGTAGCCAATTGGCCAAAGCCACGAATTTTAGCCTGGGATACCTTGTTAAAAGCTCGAGCCATAGAAAACATGAGTTATTGTATAGGTGTGAATCGCGTTGGTGTAGATGGGGTCAATGCTGTGTATTCAGGACACTCTGCTGCTTATGATGTTCTCGGGAATTTAATTTCCGAACTAAGACCAAATGAAGTATCGGTAGAGACTGTTACTCTAGAAAAACGTCATATTGAAGCTTACCGCAATAAGTTCAAGTTTTTAAACGATCGGGATCGGTTTACTATACTTTAG